The following coding sequences lie in one Spirosoma sp. KUDC1026 genomic window:
- a CDS encoding 2Fe-2S iron-sulfur cluster-binding protein codes for MEDTKPQLLKVTIDGIEVEVEPGTTILQAARKIGPEVAPPAMCYYQPLKGSGGKCRACLVRVAAGSAKDPRPMPKLVASCLTGVQDGMVVENTTNPQVVDARNGIVEFLLLNHPLDCPVCDQAGECDLQNFAFDHGKVTTRYEEDRRTFEKKDIGPYIQLHMTRCILCYRCVYTADQITEKRVHGVLGRGDAAEIGTYIEKAIDNDFSGNVIDVCPVGALTDKTYRFKNRVWFSKPVDAHRDCPTCSGKVTLWYRGEDVIRVTARKNEWNEVTEFICNTCRFDTKKTSDWIIEGPTKIARSSVISANKYRADAIKPSFGQRLAAAEYKPIHDERDTSQLGIQ; via the coding sequence ATGGAAGATACCAAGCCACAGTTGTTAAAAGTTACCATTGACGGGATTGAGGTAGAAGTTGAGCCGGGTACGACCATTCTGCAGGCTGCCCGAAAAATCGGTCCTGAGGTTGCTCCGCCGGCCATGTGCTATTATCAGCCGCTGAAAGGTAGTGGCGGTAAATGCCGGGCCTGCCTGGTTCGGGTAGCCGCTGGCTCAGCCAAAGATCCGCGGCCAATGCCTAAACTGGTTGCTTCCTGCCTGACTGGCGTTCAGGATGGTATGGTTGTCGAAAATACAACGAACCCACAGGTGGTCGATGCTCGCAACGGTATCGTCGAATTCCTGCTTTTGAATCATCCACTCGACTGCCCTGTCTGCGACCAGGCAGGCGAGTGCGATCTGCAAAACTTTGCCTTCGATCATGGTAAAGTGACGACACGGTACGAAGAAGACCGGCGTACGTTCGAGAAAAAAGACATCGGGCCGTACATTCAGTTGCACATGACTCGGTGCATTCTTTGCTACCGTTGTGTATATACGGCGGATCAGATTACCGAAAAACGCGTCCATGGAGTACTGGGCCGGGGCGACGCTGCTGAGATTGGTACGTATATCGAAAAGGCCATCGATAACGATTTCTCGGGTAACGTCATTGACGTCTGCCCCGTTGGCGCGCTGACGGATAAAACGTACCGGTTTAAAAATCGGGTATGGTTCTCGAAACCCGTCGATGCCCACCGCGATTGCCCAACCTGCTCCGGCAAGGTAACGCTTTGGTATCGTGGCGAAGACGTTATTCGGGTGACAGCCCGAAAAAACGAGTGGAATGAAGTAACGGAGTTCATCTGTAACACCTGCCGGTTCGACACCAAGAAAACGAGCGACTGGATAATCGAAGGACCAACCAAGATTGCTCGCAGTTCGGTTATTTCGGCGAACAAATACCGAGCCGATGCCATTAAGCCATCGTTCGGTCAACGACTGGCCGCTGCCGAATACAAACCGATTCACGACGAGCGTGATACGTCCCAGTTGGGTATTCAGTAA
- a CDS encoding acetyl-CoA C-acyltransferase, which produces MDAYIVAGYRTAVGKAPRGGLRFTRPDDMAAEVIKHLMAQVPGFDPARVDDLIVGNAVPEAEQGMQIARYIALLSLPQSVPGMTINRYCGSGLEAIAIASAKIHAGLADCIIAGGTESMSLVPVMGWKTALNYEIAKTHPDYYIGMGLTAEQVAQQFNISRDAQDEFAFASHQKALAAQQEGKFADEIVPIDVSETYFDTDSGKKKTRSWTVAQDEGPRKDTSAEGLSRLKPVFAAGGSVTAGNSSQTSDGAAFVLVMSERLVNELNLKPVARMVSYATAGVEPRIMGIGPVAAIPIALKKAGLKQNDLEQIELNEAFAAQSLAVIQELGLDPSIINPNGGAIALGHALGSTGARLSVQLLNEMKRRDQKYGMVSACVGGGQGVAGIFERLN; this is translated from the coding sequence ATGGATGCATATATTGTTGCCGGATACCGTACTGCAGTGGGTAAAGCCCCACGCGGAGGCCTTCGTTTTACCCGCCCCGACGACATGGCCGCGGAGGTTATCAAACACCTCATGGCGCAGGTTCCTGGCTTTGATCCCGCCCGGGTTGACGATTTGATTGTGGGTAACGCGGTGCCCGAAGCGGAGCAAGGCATGCAGATTGCCCGGTACATTGCGCTGCTGTCGCTTCCTCAGAGCGTACCAGGAATGACGATCAACCGGTATTGTGGTTCAGGGCTGGAAGCAATTGCCATTGCTTCCGCTAAAATTCATGCTGGCCTGGCCGATTGTATTATCGCAGGTGGCACGGAGTCGATGTCGCTTGTACCCGTAATGGGCTGGAAAACGGCGCTGAATTATGAAATTGCCAAAACGCATCCCGACTATTACATTGGTATGGGCTTGACTGCCGAGCAGGTTGCCCAGCAATTTAATATCAGCCGGGACGCGCAGGACGAATTTGCCTTTGCGTCGCACCAGAAAGCATTGGCGGCCCAGCAGGAAGGCAAGTTTGCTGATGAGATTGTACCAATTGACGTGAGCGAAACTTACTTCGATACCGATAGCGGGAAGAAAAAAACTCGTAGCTGGACGGTTGCTCAGGATGAAGGCCCCCGCAAAGACACCAGCGCCGAAGGCCTGTCTCGGCTGAAACCCGTATTTGCCGCTGGGGGCTCTGTGACCGCTGGAAACTCCTCACAAACTTCGGATGGAGCCGCTTTTGTACTAGTCATGTCCGAACGGCTCGTTAACGAGCTAAATCTGAAACCTGTCGCCCGGATGGTGTCCTACGCAACGGCTGGCGTCGAACCCCGTATCATGGGTATCGGTCCCGTAGCGGCTATTCCAATCGCTTTGAAAAAAGCGGGATTGAAACAGAATGATCTCGAACAGATTGAACTGAACGAAGCGTTTGCCGCTCAGTCGCTGGCCGTCATTCAGGAACTCGGTCTCGATCCAAGCATTATCAATCCGAATGGTGGTGCCATTGCTCTTGGGCATGCACTAGGATCGACCGGTGCACGCCTGTCGGTTCAGTTGCTGAACGAAATGAAACGACGTGATCAGAAATACGGTATGGTTTCCGCCTGCGTAGGTGGTGGCCAGGGTGTAGCTGGGATCTTCGAGCGGCTTAACTAG
- the nuoF gene encoding NADH-quinone oxidoreductase subunit NuoF, with the protein MATKILTEHINVPGIETFDVYRKQGGYTAVEKALKTMTPDEIVEEVKKAGVRGRGGAGFPMGMKWSFLAKPEGVPRYLVCNADESEPGTFKDHYLMKNLPHLLIEGMIVSSYALGANKSFIYVRGELMYVIHILEKAIAEATAKGFLGKNILGTGYDLELIVQPGGGAYICGEETALLESLEGKRGNPRNKPPFPAVKGLYQSPTVVNNVESIATTSWIVNNGGDAYAAIGIGRSTGTKLISASGHLKRPGVYEIELGVPVEDFIYADEWCQGIRPGHKFKALVAGGSSVPILPANLALTLENGDKRLMSYESLSEGGFKTGTMLGSGGFIVFDETACIVRNTWNFSRFYHHESCGQCSPCREGTGWMEKVLHRIEYGHGHQQDIDLLVDVARRIEGNTICPLGDAAAWPVASAIRHFRDEFEWHITNPQEATQPGAVYRGEMALV; encoded by the coding sequence ATGGCTACCAAAATCTTAACCGAACATATCAACGTTCCCGGTATCGAGACATTCGATGTCTACCGGAAACAGGGCGGTTATACCGCTGTCGAAAAGGCGTTGAAAACCATGACGCCCGATGAAATTGTTGAAGAAGTAAAGAAAGCGGGCGTCCGGGGTCGTGGCGGTGCCGGTTTCCCTATGGGTATGAAATGGAGCTTTCTGGCTAAACCAGAAGGCGTTCCCCGTTATCTCGTCTGCAACGCCGATGAGTCAGAACCTGGCACGTTCAAAGACCATTATTTGATGAAAAATCTCCCTCACTTGTTGATTGAGGGGATGATCGTTTCATCGTATGCACTGGGCGCCAATAAATCGTTCATCTACGTTCGTGGTGAATTGATGTACGTAATTCATATTCTGGAGAAAGCCATTGCTGAAGCAACAGCGAAAGGATTTCTGGGAAAAAATATTCTGGGTACCGGCTATGATCTGGAGCTGATCGTTCAGCCGGGTGGTGGCGCTTACATCTGTGGCGAAGAAACTGCTTTGCTTGAATCGCTGGAAGGCAAACGGGGAAACCCACGTAATAAACCTCCGTTCCCGGCGGTAAAAGGTCTCTACCAGAGCCCAACCGTAGTCAATAACGTAGAGTCAATTGCCACTACCTCCTGGATCGTGAACAACGGTGGTGACGCCTATGCAGCCATCGGAATCGGACGTAGCACTGGTACCAAACTGATTTCGGCATCGGGGCACCTCAAGCGCCCTGGCGTTTACGAGATTGAGCTGGGCGTTCCAGTCGAAGATTTCATTTACGCTGACGAATGGTGCCAGGGCATCCGGCCGGGCCATAAGTTCAAAGCCTTAGTGGCGGGTGGCTCTTCCGTCCCTATTCTACCTGCTAATCTGGCGCTGACGCTGGAAAACGGCGATAAGCGGCTGATGTCGTATGAGTCGCTATCGGAAGGTGGGTTCAAAACGGGGACAATGCTGGGTTCTGGTGGCTTTATCGTTTTCGATGAAACTGCCTGTATCGTACGTAACACCTGGAATTTCTCACGCTTCTATCACCACGAGTCGTGTGGACAGTGTAGCCCCTGCCGCGAAGGAACGGGCTGGATGGAAAAAGTATTACACCGGATTGAGTACGGCCACGGCCATCAGCAGGATATCGATCTACTGGTTGACGTAGCACGTCGGATTGAGGGAAATACCATTTGTCCCTTGGGTGATGCTGCGGCCTGGCCGGTTGCCAGTGCTATTCGTCACTTCCGTGATGAATTTGAGTGGCATATTACAAATCCTCAGGAAGCAACCCAGCCCGGAGCTGTTTACCGGGGTGAGATGGCGCTTGTTTAA
- a CDS encoding NADH-quinone oxidoreductase subunit J: MTEFFTFLKSLNATGYLFLALTVITLICAIGVVTARNPIYSVLSLIATFFCLSGHYVLLNAQFLAAVNIIVYAGAIMVLFLFTIMFLNLRKEDEDSKTNLTKIISVVAGGLLMVMLITIFRAQSAKVPLYNRTNFSTETGLVENLGRLLYSDYILPFELVSVLFLVAMVGSVMLGKREAGDRHF; this comes from the coding sequence ATGACTGAATTTTTTACCTTTCTTAAGTCGCTGAATGCCACGGGCTACCTTTTCCTTGCCCTGACGGTCATTACGCTTATCTGCGCGATTGGTGTCGTCACGGCCCGCAACCCGATCTACAGCGTTCTCTCGCTTATTGCTACGTTTTTCTGCCTGTCTGGTCATTACGTATTGCTGAATGCTCAGTTCCTGGCAGCGGTAAATATCATCGTCTATGCCGGGGCGATTATGGTCTTGTTCCTCTTCACCATCATGTTTCTGAACCTGCGTAAGGAAGATGAAGATTCGAAAACAAACCTGACCAAGATTATTTCTGTTGTAGCCGGTGGCCTATTGATGGTCATGCTTATCACTATTTTCCGGGCGCAAAGTGCGAAGGTTCCGCTCTATAATCGGACGAATTTCAGCACGGAAACGGGTTTGGTCGAGAATCTTGGTCGGTTGCTGTACAGCGACTACATCCTTCCATTCGAACTTGTTTCCGTTCTATTTCTGGTGGCCATGGTTGGCTCGGTTATGCTCGGGAAACGCGAAGCTGGCGACCGCCATTTCTAG
- the nuoH gene encoding NADH-quinone oxidoreductase subunit NuoH, which produces MDLTILLVKGIIILVIFGVTLLIATYSTYAERKVAGFLQDRLGPNRAGPWGLLQPIADAGKMFFKEDFIPSQANKWLFILGPSLAMLTALMSSAVIPFGDSIKFGDYTVPLQAIEINIGVLYIFGVVSLGVYGIMVGGWASNNKFSLLGAIRAASQNISYEIALGLSMIAILMMTGSLSVRAIVDQQATFFEWNIFTQPLGFIIFLTCAFAECNRTPFDLPECETELVGGYHTEYSSMKLGLYLFSEYTNMFVSSAFISALYFGGFHYPFMNEVSNALTNSLGAVAGHNVATAIGTVLFFGKIFFFIFFFMWVRWTIPRFRYDQLMNLGWKMLIPLSILNIIVTGGGLLFNFPYASWLIVLVMVVLAVMSTARAPKRQMVPQQS; this is translated from the coding sequence ATGGATTTAACCATATTATTAGTAAAAGGAATCATTATCCTGGTCATCTTCGGGGTAACGCTTCTGATAGCCACGTACTCGACTTACGCCGAACGTAAAGTCGCGGGTTTTCTGCAGGATCGGCTGGGACCAAACCGGGCTGGCCCCTGGGGTTTACTGCAGCCGATTGCGGATGCGGGTAAAATGTTCTTCAAAGAAGACTTTATCCCGTCGCAAGCGAACAAGTGGCTGTTCATTCTGGGTCCGTCGCTGGCCATGCTGACGGCATTGATGTCAAGCGCGGTTATCCCGTTTGGTGATAGCATTAAGTTTGGCGACTATACAGTTCCCCTGCAGGCCATTGAAATCAACATTGGCGTCCTCTACATTTTTGGGGTAGTTTCCCTTGGCGTGTATGGCATCATGGTTGGTGGCTGGGCATCCAACAATAAGTTTTCACTGCTGGGAGCTATTCGGGCAGCGTCGCAAAACATCAGCTACGAGATTGCCTTAGGGCTTTCGATGATCGCCATTCTGATGATGACAGGTTCGTTATCGGTTCGGGCCATTGTCGATCAGCAGGCTACGTTCTTTGAGTGGAATATTTTCACACAGCCGCTGGGCTTTATTATCTTCCTGACGTGTGCCTTCGCGGAGTGTAACCGGACGCCATTTGACCTACCCGAATGTGAAACGGAACTGGTTGGTGGTTATCATACTGAATATAGTTCGATGAAGTTGGGCTTATACCTGTTCTCGGAATATACCAACATGTTCGTTTCGTCGGCCTTTATTTCGGCGCTGTATTTCGGCGGCTTTCATTACCCCTTCATGAATGAAGTGAGCAATGCACTAACTAATTCACTGGGTGCTGTTGCCGGTCATAACGTAGCAACGGCTATCGGAACGGTTCTATTCTTCGGTAAAATATTCTTCTTCATTTTCTTCTTTATGTGGGTACGGTGGACGATTCCGCGTTTCCGCTACGACCAGTTAATGAATTTGGGCTGGAAAATGCTGATTCCATTGTCGATCCTGAACATTATCGTTACCGGTGGTGGTCTGCTGTTCAACTTCCCGTACGCAAGCTGGTTAATTGTACTTGTTATGGTCGTGCTGGCGGTTATGTCGACAGCCCGCGCCCCAAAACGGCAAATGGTTCCTCAGCAGTCCTAA
- the nuoE gene encoding complex I 24 kDa subunit family protein, whose amino-acid sequence MTTETNPPVQFTPDRLTKAQEIIARYPEGRQKSALLPLLHLLQEQEGWTSPEGMDYVARMLDIQPIEVYEVATFYTMYHLDPVGKHVIEYCRTGPCCLMGGEDVLAHLKQRLGIETGQTTVEGQFTLKEVECLAACGMGPVFQIREKYYMHLTNERVDEIIDELSK is encoded by the coding sequence ATGACTACTGAAACAAATCCCCCCGTACAGTTTACGCCGGACCGACTGACGAAAGCACAGGAAATTATTGCTCGTTATCCGGAGGGCCGGCAAAAATCAGCATTGCTCCCCCTGTTGCACTTGTTGCAGGAACAGGAAGGCTGGACCAGCCCGGAAGGTATGGATTACGTTGCCCGGATGCTGGATATTCAACCAATCGAGGTATATGAGGTAGCTACGTTCTATACCATGTACCACCTCGATCCGGTTGGCAAACACGTTATCGAATATTGCCGAACGGGCCCTTGCTGCCTGATGGGTGGCGAAGACGTATTGGCTCACCTGAAACAGCGGCTTGGCATCGAAACCGGCCAGACAACTGTAGAGGGCCAATTTACCCTGAAAGAAGTTGAATGTCTGGCAGCCTGCGGCATGGGTCCTGTGTTCCAGATTCGGGAAAAATACTACATGCACCTGACCAACGAGCGGGTGGATGAAATCATCGACGAGCTGTCAAAATAA
- a CDS encoding NuoI/complex I 23 kDa subunit family protein — MSLTNRSKQVSNKEMTLAEKMYLPAVAQGLAITIKHFFKKKPTIQYPEVKRYLGPVYRGHHVLKRDEQGRERCTACGLCAVACPAEAISMVAAERKKGEETLYREEKYAAVYEINMLRCIFCGLCEEACPKQAVYLRHDRMVPVFVERDEVIYGKDRLVEKMDDRYVRIANSEVKATPTEPSLTRAAT; from the coding sequence ATGTCTCTAACGAATCGGTCAAAACAGGTTAGCAACAAAGAAATGACGCTGGCGGAGAAGATGTATCTTCCCGCTGTAGCGCAGGGGCTGGCCATTACAATAAAACACTTCTTTAAGAAGAAACCAACGATCCAGTATCCGGAAGTAAAACGGTATCTGGGCCCGGTCTATCGTGGTCACCACGTCCTGAAGCGTGACGAGCAAGGCCGCGAGCGTTGTACGGCCTGCGGTCTGTGTGCCGTTGCCTGTCCTGCCGAGGCCATTTCGATGGTGGCGGCAGAGCGAAAAAAAGGCGAAGAAACGCTCTACCGCGAAGAGAAGTACGCAGCGGTTTACGAAATCAATATGCTACGCTGCATCTTCTGCGGCCTATGCGAAGAGGCCTGCCCAAAACAGGCTGTTTACCTCCGTCACGACCGCATGGTTCCTGTTTTTGTGGAGCGGGACGAGGTTATTTACGGCAAAGATCGGCTGGTCGAGAAAATGGACGATCGGTACGTTCGGATAGCGAACTCAGAAGTAAAAGCAACGCCGACCGAACCAAGTTTAACCCGTGCGGCAACCTAG
- a CDS encoding LysM peptidoglycan-binding domain-containing protein: MSKTSASTPVLVLCLLLLYSWRAAGQSIPEVPFDINFADVTIHLNEQGRLQVQQEVSRIYANRSVLRQEIESLRQLSPLVQPLLTSRQLPVDYRYAVLPFANDTSSAYWGLTPQRALGLRLRINDRVDERYHPVLATEPVATRLSQLRVTSGNYVATLLNYLRDTNAPSQAPAKNSSVYLVLDPQSPPLMWKILARKIAFEREEPVMIPAVTYLIYEYRTSGGQSIRSIADRLQLPEDRFKPFNNWLKSKTIPVDKDYPVLVRVAPDEFPKIKGRAEERWQTSSERKSDIGFPTLVRLPQESVGMRSAAVFYGINERLGVQAQPCDNIITLSYYGKIKPETFLDYNSLSDRDVIRPGQIYYLEKKAKRAKVPFHVVQRNETLRDISDIYGVQLESLLKFNDIVSTQRVQVGRIIWMQKKRPRNRPVEYQKVPAEIPPVNYESAPILADTVIKAPPVAATQKPLVDSVKVHVTKPVDDVAVIVTKPAATPAVSPDNMKIIDNTLKLHIVTPGQTLSGLAKQYGVTLAQLSKWNNLAVNVPIEIGQELIVGMIEKPITKPVAKPKVIKPSPAGLAKNDGWDTPVPTTSTAGKYHVVQPGQTVYRVALINKVSVENVMRWNSLKNYTLSVGQRLLVSPPQK; the protein is encoded by the coding sequence ATGAGTAAAACAAGCGCATCGACGCCGGTGCTTGTACTTTGCCTGTTGCTGCTGTATAGCTGGCGGGCGGCAGGTCAGTCAATTCCTGAAGTACCTTTTGACATTAACTTCGCTGACGTAACAATTCACCTGAATGAGCAGGGACGGCTACAGGTCCAACAGGAGGTGAGCCGGATTTATGCTAATCGTAGCGTATTGCGGCAGGAGATAGAATCTTTACGCCAGCTTTCGCCGTTGGTGCAACCGCTCCTTACCAGCCGCCAGTTACCAGTCGACTATCGGTATGCGGTGCTGCCGTTTGCGAACGATACGTCGTCGGCGTATTGGGGGCTGACCCCCCAGAGGGCGCTGGGTCTACGGCTACGCATTAACGACCGGGTCGATGAGCGCTATCATCCTGTTCTAGCTACCGAGCCAGTAGCTACCCGGCTGAGTCAGTTGCGCGTAACCTCCGGTAACTACGTAGCCACGTTGTTGAATTACCTGCGCGATACCAATGCCCCAAGCCAGGCCCCTGCTAAAAACAGCTCTGTATACCTGGTTCTTGACCCACAGAGTCCCCCACTTATGTGGAAAATACTAGCCCGGAAAATTGCTTTCGAACGCGAGGAGCCTGTTATGATTCCGGCAGTAACTTACCTGATTTATGAATACCGCACCAGTGGCGGACAAAGTATCCGGTCCATTGCTGATCGACTTCAACTGCCTGAAGATCGATTCAAGCCGTTTAACAACTGGTTGAAATCAAAGACGATTCCTGTTGATAAAGATTACCCTGTACTTGTTCGCGTGGCCCCCGATGAGTTTCCTAAAATTAAAGGGCGGGCCGAGGAACGGTGGCAGACATCATCGGAACGTAAGTCGGACATTGGTTTTCCCACACTCGTCCGGTTGCCGCAGGAATCGGTCGGTATGCGGTCGGCGGCTGTTTTTTACGGAATTAATGAGCGACTAGGTGTACAGGCTCAGCCCTGCGACAATATAATTACGCTGTCTTATTACGGGAAGATTAAACCCGAAACGTTTCTTGACTATAACAGTCTGAGCGACCGCGATGTAATCCGTCCGGGGCAGATCTACTATCTGGAGAAGAAGGCGAAGCGGGCGAAGGTACCATTCCACGTTGTCCAACGTAACGAAACGCTGCGGGATATATCTGACATCTACGGCGTTCAGCTGGAGTCATTGTTGAAGTTTAATGATATTGTCTCTACGCAGCGGGTGCAAGTCGGACGAATTATCTGGATGCAGAAGAAACGTCCTCGTAACCGGCCCGTTGAGTATCAGAAAGTACCGGCTGAAATTCCGCCGGTTAACTACGAATCAGCGCCTATTCTAGCCGATACAGTTATAAAAGCGCCACCGGTCGCTGCTACTCAGAAACCACTGGTTGATTCCGTAAAGGTACATGTGACAAAGCCGGTCGACGATGTGGCGGTTATCGTGACGAAGCCAGCAGCTACGCCAGCCGTGTCGCCCGATAACATGAAGATTATCGATAATACGCTGAAGTTACATATCGTAACGCCGGGCCAAACGTTATCCGGTTTGGCAAAGCAGTACGGTGTTACCCTGGCTCAGCTCAGTAAATGGAATAATCTGGCGGTGAATGTTCCAATAGAAATTGGGCAGGAGTTGATTGTGGGCATGATCGAAAAACCGATAACAAAGCCAGTTGCCAAACCCAAAGTGATTAAGCCCTCACCAGCGGGGTTAGCTAAAAATGACGGTTGGGATACGCCAGTTCCTACTACGTCAACAGCAGGTAAGTATCACGTTGTTCAGCCAGGACAGACCGTGTATCGGGTGGCGCTGATTAATAAAGTCAGCGTGGAGAACGTAATGCGATGGAACAGCCTCAAGAATTATACCCTCTCAGTCGGGCAAAGGCTTCTGGTGAGCCCACCACAGAAATAG